The uncultured Cohaesibacter sp. genomic sequence GACGGATGAATTTGGGCAATTCGCTCAGAGCCTTCACATAGCTCTGTTCATCTTTCTCCGAAATGGTGCCCCGTGCACGACCTGCCATGATGGCAAGAGCGAGAAGAACCGAGAGCTGGCAGGTGAAGGCCTTGGTCGAGGCGACCCCGATTTCAGCCCCGGCAAGGGTTGGGAAAATGACATCGCTCTCGCGTGCAATGGTGCTCTCTGGCACATTGACGATGGCGGCAATATGCTGCCCTTCCTGCTTGCAATAGCGCAAGGATGCCAGCGTATCGGCGGTTTCGCCCGATTGGGAAATAAAGAGCGCCAGCCCATTCTCCTGCATCGGCATTTCGCGGTAGCGAAATTCCGAGGCAACATCCATATCGACCGGAATGCGGGCAAGCTTTTCGAACCAGTATTTGGCGACAACACCAGCATAATAGGCCGTACCGCAGGCGCTAAGAGAGATGCGGTTGAGCGTGGCAAAGTCAAATGGCAGCTTGCCTTTGAATTGCACGGTGCCATTGGCAAAATCGACATAATGGGCCAGCGTATGCTGGATAACTTCCGGCTGTTCATGGATTTCCTTTTCCATGAAATGCTTATAGTTGCCCTTGTCGACGATGTTGGCAGAGGCGAGCGCCGTGATTGCCTCACGTTCAACATGCATGTTGTTTTCGTCATAGAAGGTGGCTGACGTTCTGGTCAGGACCACCCAGTCGCCTTCTTCAAGGTAGGTTACCTCATCCGTGAATGGGGCGAGCGCAAAGGAATCAGACCCCAAATACATCTCACCATCCCCGTGCCCTACGGCCAACGGAGAACCACGGCGGGCGCCGATCATCAGGTCTTCTTCGCCGCCAAAGATGATCGCAAGAGAGAATGCGCCTTCAAGGCGGCCAAGTACGGCAGAAACGGCTTCAACCGGACGCTTTCCCCCTTGCATTTCATCATGGATGAGATGAACAACGGTTTCGGTGTCGGTTTCCGTCTCGAATTTATGTCCCTTGACGGTCAGCTCTTCGCGCAGTTCGCGAAAATTCTCGATGATTCCGTTATGCACGGCAGCCACGTTGCCTGCTTGATGGGGATGCGCGTTGACTACATTCGGAATGCCGTGAGTCGCCCAGCGGGTGTGGCCGATGCCAATCGTGCCCGGTAGTGGATTTTCGCTTAGCAGCAGCTCCAGATTACGCAGTTTGCCAGCCGCGCGGCGTCTGTCGAGCTTGTTCTGGCAGATCGTGGCGACACCGGCGGAATCATAGCCCCGATATTCAAGCCTCTTGAGAGCGTCCACCAATTGTGGTGCTACCGTTTCCTTACCCAGAATTCCGACAATTCCACACATTGCAATTTCTTTCCAATAAATGATTTCGGACAATTTGACTTGAATAATCACTAACGCACTGTTGTGAGATTCTTGAAATCAAATCCGGTTGCAGTTTCTAACGAAAACAGAAAATGGGACGCAATGCGTCCCATCTCTCATGTCTAATTATTTGGAATCTTTGGTCTTTTTATAGCGGAATTGTGCAGCCCATCCTGCCTTTACAATTGGTCGGGCACGTGTGAATGCCAAGTCATCAGCGTTAACCGGGTCGGTGATGA encodes the following:
- the glmS gene encoding glutamine--fructose-6-phosphate transaminase (isomerizing); this translates as MCGIVGILGKETVAPQLVDALKRLEYRGYDSAGVATICQNKLDRRRAAGKLRNLELLLSENPLPGTIGIGHTRWATHGIPNVVNAHPHQAGNVAAVHNGIIENFRELREELTVKGHKFETETDTETVVHLIHDEMQGGKRPVEAVSAVLGRLEGAFSLAIIFGGEEDLMIGARRGSPLAVGHGDGEMYLGSDSFALAPFTDEVTYLEEGDWVVLTRTSATFYDENNMHVEREAITALASANIVDKGNYKHFMEKEIHEQPEVIQHTLAHYVDFANGTVQFKGKLPFDFATLNRISLSACGTAYYAGVVAKYWFEKLARIPVDMDVASEFRYREMPMQENGLALFISQSGETADTLASLRYCKQEGQHIAAIVNVPESTIARESDVIFPTLAGAEIGVASTKAFTCQLSVLLALAIMAGRARGTISEKDEQSYVKALSELPKFIRLALKADKSIADLAHELSKVKHVLYLGRGTNFPLALEGALKLKEISYIHAEGYAAGELKHGPIALIDETMPVVVIAPDDAYFDKTVSNMQEVAARDGRIILITDESGAQKNALEDSTTIVMPTVPDIIAPIVFALPVQMLAYYTANFMGTDVDQPRNLAKSVTVE